The nucleotide sequence TTATACAAAGGCAATTATTTAGCATGTGTTTCAACATTCAAAGATCATTCAAAGGTCTTACAACACTTTTTAGAATAATTCTAACAAATACACAATGCACAGTCTAAAGCACAACATTTGAAGCCTAGTCTTCAAAGCACAGTCAGTCTAAAGCACACAAATTAAGCCTAGCTGTGGACTAGGGAGGAGAGCTTCCATGCCCAGTAAGGATGCCACAGGATGGTTGACTAGTACATATGCTCAAAATGAATACTGTACATCAATAGGGAGGCTACAAAAACCTTCAGTATTTTAGTAAATACCAACCGAGTAAGTAGAACAGACACTCCGTTATGAAGACTGGTAATAGATGAGAAAACAGTTAGAATACACCAGGAATAAATTCTGTCCATAGTGACCCAAAATTAGTCTAAATCTTGACTTTCATTACTCCCTTCATCAAGGGTTTTCCAAACGGCCATACATGAGATGCGACCGCCCTGCTCCCTACAGAGTTACCACTTCAAGTGCATAGGGATGCTCACTTCTGTTTGGAAATTCACCCTTTAACTTTCAATATCTTCTTCTTGAGTTTTTGGttcttcacattcttcatgcatatcacccccaaCAGGGAGGGAGaacaatttctagcaaaaaacataaatattgatctgtttctcacccacacctatcatctcacttctgaaggtatggattaaaacactggagtcatttggattacttttatgcttccgttatgtgctttttggagtcaattatggcacccattcacttacagtgtatggacctacagagctgaaataatcttctaaatatcttcatttgtgttctgcagaagacaatcATACACTGAGATggtatgtgggtgagtaaatgattcgtTTTTTTGTTGAACTTAAGTGATAATCAGGGAGTTGAAAAGAACAAGTCATCGCATGAATGCTGCATCCAAAAGCACAGGATGTCTCGTCAACAGGCTGCCAGAAATTCATTACCTGGCTTGAAGGAGCTGGAGGAGGTGGGAAGCGTCTGGAGAGAGCGGCTTATGTTCTGCTTCATGTCATGGTTCAGTGTGCGTGGTGAAGATCCCAGCCAGCTCGGCTCTTCCCAGCTTCTCTGTCCTGATGGGTCAGCTTTAGTGGGGCTGGTTGGAGCACTGAGAGCTCTGTCGTACATCTGAGACACACCAAATTTAATTATACATCATTAACAtagttacattacattttaaatggagATATCATgtttgtttgtccatacaatgcaagtgaatggtgaccaaactttgaagctccaaaaaagcacataaaggcagcataaaagtaatccataagactccagtggtttgatcaatgtcttctaaagcgagcCAATAGGTTgtgagagaacagaccaaaatatgacacctttttcactgtacatacaTATGTTCATTACAGTTTCTAGACACAATCGTGATTTGAAGCTcgtttacacttcctagtgcttgactcaTGCACAGAGCAATAGATGCCATTAGCAAGTGTAATGGAATTTGAAATCATGACCTCCAAGAAGACTGCAGAtgacaagatttacagtgaaaaagcttttatactttggtctgttctcaccccaaaaTCGATTGgctcgctttagaagacatggatttaaccactgaaagatgacatgagggtgagtacatgacatttttgggagaactattcctttaacgtcTTATtttttccctgaggtccacttatgaCACCACTTTACCATTTTCAACAGGCAACATTTTCTGTTGTACCTTGAAGTAACCCCCCCCATTTGAAATAAGAAACAGCACTTTGCCGTTCTCATGAATGGGATCCAGGTTTGCGGTCGTGTGAAATACTCCCCGTTTTTCAATAACAGCCTGAATTACATTGTGACAGACCCACGAAACAATCTGCACTGAAATGCATCTCACAATCTGTTCAAATCTgccttattttaaataaattcagctGCACTTTCCAATCATCTGGATCCTTCTGAAGGAAATGCAAAGTATGGTTTAAAAGTTCAAAGAAAATGCAGGGAAAATACCCACAGGACCGGAGAGCATTACAACATGTTCCAGTACTCACTCTTTTGACCGCCAGTGTGGCGATACCAAGCATGGCTGCCCCTCCAACTCCCAGCACCAGCTTTGCATTGGAGAGCACAAAGTCGATCGCCGTGCCAAGCCCATTGTCGTCTTTCTTCCCCTTACGATCTCCGTTCACTCCTGCCATCGATCTTTTACTCCGTCACTAAGGAGCAAGAAAGGAGGAAGAGATAGAAATGGATTTTCACATCAACTAAATATTCTATAACCAGTGGAGCTTATCTGCTACATATCGAGTCACATAACAAGTTTTCAACAAACAGCTTACCTCAATCCACAtaatattttcacattattttgtgaAATAATTTTGTGGTGGCATAATagcgtttagctattatgccacctgcagctggaaccagcttccagaagaggttagATGTGCTACAGAAGCCACATTCAATTACAGACTGAAAACACTTCTGTTTAACATTTACAGACTGAACACGGTGCTGCACTTACTGATTGTACtgcataattttatttctgtattatttttctttactttaataatttacttatatttaatttcattactTATTATTCTcatttcttgttcttaattggttttaaaattaattttctctTATAATTTTCACACACTatcattcaaaagtttagggaCGCTTACAGGCTATCTGGCGTCATTCCGGGCCGTCCCTGCACTCCTCCACGCTACAGTACTCgtcacattttctcaaccaacttcttgaggtatcaccctgggatgctttttaaacagtatttaaggatttcccatctatatgctgggcacatattggctgcttttctaaATGATTCGGTCCAAGACAtcaatttctttaattaaatcaatatgttggcacaattatatttctgtctaacacacacacataatcattTATTTGTCTTTCCAAAACAAGACAGTAGAAGACAATGTACCCACTAGCGGTCAGATCGTCCAGTGGTGATAAACACAAAAGACCTAAACTCACCTTCTCTTCTATACCAAACCCCCCAGACCACTGCTGAGGAAAAACTGGCCTCTCTTCAACGCTTCTTCCCTCTCTGCCGGGGCGCTGAGAGTCTGACAGCGGCGAAACTCTCGAGTCACAGCCCGGCAGTAGTAGTCACGGTCTGTGTACTGTAGGTGTCGCCCTGCACGGAGCAGCGCTCTGTACAGCTGCAGCACGGCACTGCGGGACCAGCCGCCCATCAGGGAGAGTTCAGAGCAGGCCGAGACAGACGtctcacacacacctggacaGTAAATATAAAAAGGCAACATCACAGTTAGGATTACATTGCTAACATGCATAACAAATAAATGTGTTCATACATCTAATATGATTGATGACagacactcaccgaccactttattaggaacacttgtacacctacttattcatgcgattatctaatcagtggaaaaaatgaagcgctgtgaatactttaaataaaaagcTTGTAAGACTAATTGATGAACGTGGAGCTTTCAGAGTTTCCGGAGGAAAAACAGACATTGTGGgcacaatatttgttttaaaggtgAGATTATGAACAATCATGGTATCAAGGTACTTATATCTCCACCCTCTCAATAGATTAACCACTAACCTCTAGCTAATTAAATGGTTGATTTTCCCCTGCACAAATCAATGTTCATCTCCATCTCAGAAGCATTTAGTTCCAGATGGCTGTCACTACACAACTCTGAGAACGTATTCAGCTCAGCCTAAAGCCGGCTGACAGAGTTAGTGTTATACCCTCCCgtcgaaatccgaacacaagtggtcacaggagatgcatttaagtgaccaggcaTAAACAGTGATGTGTTTTGTATGACCACATGATTGTGTGTGAagtaccaggtgtaaacagtgatgtgttttGTATGACCACATGATCATACAAGTGTAAACAGGGTCCATaggactccagttgtttaatccttatcttcagaagtgatataacaggtgtgactgagaaacagatcaatatacaagtcctttttttttttttttacaaaatatcttCAATTTTGACCACCcaccagtagatggtgatatgcacgcTAAGAacgtgaatcgccaaaaaacaaaaagatgaaTGTGGAAGTCAAAAAAGTGAATATGGAGActtagttaaaaaaattaataacataaatactgatctgtttctcatccacacctatcatattgattctaaagtcatggatttaaccactggagtcttatggattacttttatctaaCTTTatctgcattttggagcttcaaagttctggccaacattcattagcattgtatggacctagagagctgaattattcttcttaaaaacatttatttgtgttctgcagaagaaagaaagtcatacacttctgagatggaatgagggcgagtaaattatgagaatttgcatttttgagtgaattattcctGAAATTAACAATGAACTTTGAGTGTCATGAAgtgtgaagagcgcgacagaacaacagcgATGTGGACAACAgcgatgtggacaacagctctgatttTTCTGTgatgtaatcttgaatattgttctctagcaacagacgtgcataatttctgccctgtcccgctccgcacgcgttgcctcttcctgcatgtgtgtagacatgaagcgccgcatgagttaacgtcgt is from Xyrauchen texanus isolate HMW12.3.18 chromosome 8, RBS_HiC_50CHRs, whole genome shotgun sequence and encodes:
- the LOC127647500 gene encoding MIEF1 upstream open reading frame protein-like, producing MGGWSRSAVLQLYRALLRAGRHLQYTDRDYYCRAVTREFRRCQTLSAPAEREEALKRGQFFLSSGLGGLV